A genomic window from Plasmodium malariae genome assembly, chromosome: 10 includes:
- the PmUG01_10048400 gene encoding DNA repair helicase RAD25, putative, translating into MDASNNYIGKNSYKKGYNRRADILNEDYYAKNVKKRKLKAAKKIISFVLFLFISRDEQDGEVTKKTKSKLKEYYEMRFDKKVINLPFSTDSINVQQRGFHDYSKDMKLKKNHMNKPLWICSDGFIYLEMFNSCSKQASDFLITIAEPICRPELIHEFQLTIFSLYAAISVGITLDELLINLDKFSKNILPNELVHNITKSAESFGKAKLVLRENKYYIEATDKAELDYLLNNNIIKNARIYSNNNSNNNNGSNNNDQKMKNLFNLNNNFLENKQSSENNEANTANNFLSDIVEEKKQKDSYVTYEAPVLDTTQLGFKISESEKQLILEEKRNANENTTEHPGNSSEVYSFEVNCDKIEEVKQEALQTMQRPLLMEYDFRRDKKNPNLICSLKSHVQIRYYQEKALRKMFSNGRSRSGIIVLPCGVGKTLTGITAASTIKKSSLFLTTSAVAVEQWKKQFEDFTNIHPRHIRILTSDYKFDLWPINEAGVLISTYTMLSYSGKRSEQSLKIVNDIKRREWGLLVFDEVQFAPAPSFRRINDIVKSHCKLGLTATLVREDLLIRDLQWIIGPKLYEANWVELQNKGFLAKALCKEIWCSMPSSFYKYYLKSNSFIKRRLYTCNPRKLMMCEYLIKYHEQNNDKIIVFSDNIFALLHIAKTLNKPFIYGKLSPIERIAIINKFKNDSSINTILLSKVGDNAIDIPIANVVIQISFNFASRRQEAQRLGRIIRPKNKANEKKNINDPDSFFYSLVSKDTIEMCYSDKRQRFLINQGYAYNVLSDNIVDFNKLNLVYKNKKIQENLLKCILASTDDGNNDEDDDLFEDPNFKRDNSKTNKTNVNASLSKADEPLKKVDSGSLLKLSSNIDVIFSDKKKTTQKKHADKHILFRKFLNQNR; encoded by the exons ATGGATGcttcaaataattatattggaaagaattcttataaaaaaggtTATAATAGGAGAGCAGACATTTTAAATGAGGACTATTATGcgaaaaatgtgaaaaagcGCAAATTAAAGGCGGccaaaaaaat AATTAGCTTCGTTTTGTTTCTTTTCATTAGTAGAGATGAACAAGATGGAGAGGTAACAAAAAAGACGAAAAGCAAGCTTaaagaatattatgaaatgcgttttgataaaaaagtaataaaccTACCGTTCAGTACAGACTCTATAAATGTTCAACAAAGAGGATTTCATGATTATAGCAAAGATatgaaattaaagaaaaatcatATGAACAAACCACTATGGATATGTTCAGAtggttttatatatttagaaatgtTTAATAGTTGCAGTAAACAGGCATCCGATTTTCTTATAACGATAGCTGAACCTATATGTCGACCTGAATTAATTCACGAATTTCAGTTGACtatcttttctttatatGCAGCTATATCTGTAGGAATTACGCTTGATGAattgttaataaatttaGATAAATTTTCCAAGAATATTTTACCAAATGAATTAGTtcataatattacaaaaagtGCTGAATCATTTGGTAAAGCGAAATTGGTACTAAGAGAAAATAAGTATTATATTGAGGCTACAGATAAAGCAGAACtagattatttattaaataataatattattaagaatGCGAGaatttattcaaataataatagtaacaataataatggttctaataataatgatcaaaaaatgaaaaatctatttaacttaaataataactttttagaaaataagcAGAGTAGTGAGAACAACGAAGCTAATACTGCgaacaattttttaagcGATATTGTTGAGGAAAAAAAGCAGAAAGATTCTTATGTTACTTATGAAGCCCCTGTATTGGACACCACTCAGCTCG GATTTAAAATAAGCGAGAGTGAGAAGCAGCTAATACTAGAAGAGAAAAGAAATGCCAACGAAAACACAACTGAGCATCCAGGTAATTCATCGGAAGTTTATTCCTTTGAAGTGAATTGTGATAAAATTGAAGAAGTCAAGCAAGAAGCATTACAAACAATGCAAAGGCCTTTACTAATGGAATACGATTTTCGAAGGGATAAGAAGAATCCTAATTTAATTTGTTCTTTAAAAAGTCATGTACAGATAAGATATTATCAAGAAAAAGCATTGAGAAAAATGTTTAGCAATGGAAGAAGTAGATCAGGTATAATAGTTTTACCTTGTGGTGTAGGTAAAACGTTAACAGGAATTACAGCAGCTAGTACGATAAAAAAATCTTCGTTATTCTTAACAACGTCAGCAGTAGCTGTTGAGCAATGGAAAAAACAATTTGAagattttacaaatattcaCCCAAGACATATAAGAATTTTAACATCAGATTATAAATTTGATTTATGGCCTATCAACGAAGCAGGTGTATTAATTTCAACGTACACTATGCTATCATATTCAGGTAAAAGAAGTGAGCAAAGTTTAAAAATAgttaatgatataaaaagaagGGAATGGGGTCTATTAGTATTTGATGAAGTACAATTTGCACCTGCACCATCTTTTAGAAGAATAAATGACATTGTAAAATCGCATTGTAAGCTTGGCTTAACAGCAACGTTAGTAAGAGAAGATTTATTAATTAGAGATTTGCAATGGATCATTGGACCTAAATTATATGAAGCGAATTGGGTagaattacaaaataaaggaTTTTTAGCTAAAGCGTTGTGTAAAGAAATATGGTGTAGTATGCCAAGTtccttttataaatattatttgaaatcaaacagttttattaaaagaaggttatatacatgtaaccCTAGGAAACTTATGATGTgtgaatatttaattaaatatcatgaacaaaataatgataaaattattgtatttagtgataatatttttgctttattacATATTGCCAAAACGTTAAATAAACCATTTATATATGGCAAACTTTCTCCTATTGAAAGAATtgcaataataaataaatttaaaaacgaCTCTTCTATTAATACAATTTTGTTAAGTAAAGTTGGGGATAATGCAATCGATATACCTATCGCAAATGTTGTGATtcaaatttcttttaattttgcttCCAGAAGACAAGAGGCACAGAGATTAGGAAGAATTATTCGACCTAAAAATAAAgccaatgaaaaaaaaaatatcaatgaTCCcgattcttttttttatagccTTGTTAGCAAAGATACCATAGAAATGTGTTATTCAGATAAAAGACAAAGGTTTCTGATAAATCAAGGGTATGCTTATAATGTCCTTAGTGATAATATTGttgattttaataaattaaatttagtttataagaataagaaaataCAAGAAAATTTACTCAAGTGCATTTTAGCTAGCACCGATGACGGAAATAATGATGAAGATGATGATTTATTTGAGGAcccaaattttaaaagagaTAACTCCAAAACAAATAAGACTAATGTAAATGCTTCGTTAAGTAAGGCGGATGAACCTTTGAAAAAAGTGGACAGTGGAAGCTTGCTAAAATTATCTTCCAATATAGATGTTATATTtagtgataaaaaaaaaactacgCAAAAGAAGCATGCGGATAAGCATATTCTCTTTAGGAAGTTTTTAAATCAGAATCGCTAA
- the PmUG01_10048600 gene encoding dynein intermediate chain, putative has protein sequence MNNKNNIPMEKKKQKKKKDSDKAEHREKEHIKKKNDVTKKKLTLGVKDKIESKNKNENDMKKKNEKENEEKKKIANDTKKRNENDSKTKIIGNDKKNYPLKNNTPFDITVLNKEKENLSEVKGHHKNVNSLISRVNIDLEKDVNNVVGIDLVDEMSSLIFNDSNAVVINKNYLFTLAQKYLGSEEYLLIKNSLTKYKLDDVLIFKNIQIYYKKNHALVVDEEIFSYFLKKNKNSTDGSDQNDRVNCPVENSEDKEELSCIFIKPKNYISLYEEEIEKEINSTNVTENRKKFKKYIYISKKKKKEVKYEFTDYDNSISIKDNTTPNSTVQERTLDFCSKNSIILREKSCQTYKTVYKNLGVQYNIDFLKKKKEEIMKSNKLQKFLHNVFPIIEKFIIENVIIIEKNAQPNIQSMDILSFKNIKNLNKIFIYTDVKYTTDKVVLFTLYLSLINYLIFIIYINNYSNDSFIEGVNTDSYILVWSYTNYINPLYALISPYQISSAVVNDKGYDLVIAGCSNGLLVIWKLPPNFYGTSILHSKINKKTVDIEPYLFSSIEYSHKREVTTLIFLNDKNLILSEKKISINNQKNSHLLVSISVDGTILIWDATNIEKVEVKNNTKKKEKELTDELYSFKPLFKINTTRPNTEYSLGFTYFHFIEINSHVSSFFAFSEEGEYIIGNMYGCMQKEKNYSIISKINDDYKSFKTLLCVKRNRIIKYLILTLTDTNFYLWKENEEHPLYASPKSNEIYSCCEFSHTKISVIFIGKINGHIEIWNLLEQKNHCICSLSISSYSLTCISIFYNFDSNLFNNMDKKTKVPKVDNDLTTYENFDEVVDTNEYLMSKNEDDVYMYSYNKIIIGDSSGCVFVYEMEESLLNSSKDEIDEFLLWVENRIFVNKQKVKRQLELCEEKEKMKKKKEKNTNERKEQLKAKLDEDYKNVLEKYKSYLLGNKI, from the exons ATgaacaacaaaaataatattcctatggaaaaaaaaaaacaaaaaaaaaaaaaagacagtGACAAGGCTGAACATAGAGAGAAAGAacatataaagaaaaaaaatgatgtaacaaaaaaaaaattaacattaggtgttaaagataaaatagaatcaaaaaataagaatgaaaatgatatgaaaaagaaaaacgaaaaagaaaatgaagaaaaaaagaaaatagctAATGatactaaaaaaagaaatgaaaatgattcaaaaacaaaaattattggtaatgataaaaaaaattatcctttaaaaaataacacaCCGTTTGATATAACTGTATTAAacaaggaaaaggaaaatttgtCTGAAGTAAAAGGCCatcataaaaatgttaattcGTTAATAAG TAGAGTAAATATAGATCTGGAAAAAGATGTAAATAATGTAGTGGGGATAGATTTAGTAGATGAAATGAGCAGCTTAATATTTAATGATTCCAATGCTGtcgttataaataaaaattatcttttcACTCTCGCTCAAAAATACCTAGGCTCAGAAGAATATTTGTTAATCAAGAACTCGTTAACT aaatacaAACTGGATgatgtattaatttttaaaaacattcaaatatattacaagAAAAATCATGCTTTAGTTGTCGACgaagaaatattttcttatttcctAAAG aaaaataaaaattccaCTGATGGTTCTGATCAAAATGATAGAGTAAATTGCCCCGTGGAAAATTCTGAAGACAAAGAAGAACTAAGTTGCATTTTCATAAaaccaaaaaattatatttcattatatgaagaagaaattgaaaaggaaataaattcAACAAATGTCACtgaaaataggaaaaaatttaaaaaatacatatatattagtaaaaagaaaaaaaaagaagtaaaatatGAGTTCACGGACTATGATAATTCCATATCGATTAAAGATAATACAACA CCTAATTCTACCGTGCAAGAAAGAACGTTAGACTTTTGCTCCAAAAACTCGATTATACTTAGAGAAAAAAGTTGCCAGACATACAAGACagtttacaaaaatttagGTGTTCAATATAACatagattttttaaaaaaaaaaaaagaagaaataatgaaatcaAATAAGTTGCAGAAATTTCTTCATAATGTTTTTCCTATTATTGAAAAGTTCATTATTGAAAATGTCATAATAATAGAGAAAAATGCGCAACCGAATATTCAAAGCATGgatatattatcttttaaaaatattaaaaatttaaataaaatatttatatatacagatgtaaaatatacaacAGATAAAGTAGTTTTGTTTACTCTGTATCTGTCTCTAATAAAttacttaatatttattatatatataaataattatagcaATGACAGTTTCATTGAAGGGGTTAACACAGACAGCTATATACTCGTTTGGTCTTATACAAACTATATTAATCCATTATACGCCTTAATATCTCCATAT caAATTTCCAGCGCGGTTGTAAATGATAAGGGCTACGATTTGGTCATTGCTGGTTGTAGCAACGGATTG TTAGTTATTTGGAAGTTACCCCCAAATTTTTATGGAACCTCTATCTTACATTCCAAAATAa ATAAAAAAACAGTTGACATAGAACCATACTTATTTAGCAGTATAGAATACTCACATAAAAGGGAAGTAACAAcccttatatttttaaacgataaaaatttaatattaagcGAAAAGAAAATATCTATTAACAATCAGAAAAATTCCCACTTATTGGTGTCTATTTCTG TTGATGGGACAATACTAATATGGGATGCAacaaatattgaaaaagttgaagtaaaaaataatacaaagaagaaagaaaaagaattaacAGATGAACTATATAGTTTCAAGCcacttttcaaaataaatactaCTAGACCAAATACAG AGTATTCTTTAGGATTCAcctattttcattttattgaGATAAACTCTCATGTATCCTCGTTTTTTGCCTTTTCC GAAGAAGGGGAATACATAATTGGTAATATGTATGGATGTATGCAGAAGGAGAAAAATTATTCCAttattagtaaaataaatgat gATTACAAAAGTTTTAAGACACTACTATGTGTAAAGAGaaatagaattattaaatactTAATTCTGACTTTAACTGATACCAATTTTTACTTATGGAAAGAAAATGAAGAGCATCCCCTATATGCTTCCCCAAA AAGCAATGAAATATACTCCTGCTGTGAATTTAGTCACACAAAAATAAGTGTCATATTTATAGGGAAAATAAATGGGCATATAGAAATATGGAATTTATTGGAACAAAAAAATCATTGTATATGTTCATTGTCAATTAGCAGTTATAGTTTAACATgtataagtattttttacaatttcgATTCTAATCTATTTAACAATATGGATAAGAAAACTAAAGTTCCCAAGGTTGATAATGATCTTACGACATACGAAAATTTTGATGAGGTTGTAGATACGAATGAATACTTGATGAGCAAAAATGAAGACg atgtatacatgtattccTACAACAAGATAATAATTGGAGATTCGAGTGGATGTGTCTTCGTTTATGAAATGGAAGAAAGCTTATTAAACTCg tCGAAGGACGAAATTGATGAATTTTTACTATGGGTTGAAAACAGAATATTCgtgaataaacaaaaagtaaAGAGACAATTGGAGTTATGCGAA gaaaaagaaaaaatgaaaaagaagaaagaaaaaaat ACAAATGAAAGGAAAGAACAACTCAAAGCTAAACTAGACGAAGAttacaaaaatgtattagagaaatataaaagttatttattagggaataaaatatga
- the ERH gene encoding enhancer of rudimentary homolog, putative, protein MNPGYSDVVLLVQFSRKIESRTFVEYNSLKLALNGICQLYEQAIKENDPSVQRITYNMNDLFLYIDNVQKMTIMLFHQPTWTYKPHDKKWIKQKLVEHIKDQIGQ, encoded by the exons atgaatcCAGGTTATAGCGATGTTGTATTGTTAGTACAGTTTTCaagaaaaatagaaagtAGAACTTTTGTTGAATATAATTCCTTAAAATTAGCATTAAATG gGATATGTCAACTATATGAACAAgcaataaaagaaaatgacCCATCAGTGCAAAggataacatataatatgaatGATTTGTTTTTATACATCGATAACGTACAAAAAATGACTATAATGTT attTCACCAACCCACATGGACGTACAAGCCTCACGacaaaaaatggataaagCAAAAATTAGTTGAACATATTAAAGATCAGATTGGccaataa
- the PmUG01_10048700 gene encoding conserved Plasmodium protein, unknown function yields the protein MHLKTHFFSRNNVKIFDNYFVNKLFYSPSLAFFKNVKYLNKLNNVNHIFSPKKCNTHLIEKKYASQQVIIDTIRKAKNKLDRGSLYLLQELINNNCKSLNKERKAKIQKIIDELNVLLTDKTRLTEEKIKILTEKSSKKYKNKEILGLFLTGFFFAIGSVTHSALYLVSVYGLYVLHKASKENNTRLYTERKLSDNKNRLLINRKNIDNLLTIMEQDFVETK from the exons atgcatttaaaaactcattttttttcgcgtaataatgtaaaaatatttgataattattttgtgaataaattattttattcaccATCCTtagctttttttaaaaatgtgaagTACCTTAACAAATTAAACAATGTGAACCATATTTTTTCGCCGAAAAAGTGTAATACGCATCtcatagaaaaaaaatatgcttcACAGCAAGTAATAATTGACACAATCagaaaagcaaaaaataaattagatcGTGGTTCTCTGTATTTACTGCAAGAA TTAAtcaataataattgtaaatctttaaataaagaaaggaaagcgaaaattcaaaaaataattgatgAGTTAAATGTTTTGCTAACTGATAAAACGCGTTTGAcggaagaaaaaataaaa ATATTAACCGAAAAAAGttcaaaaaagtataaaaataaagaaattctcggtttatttttaacgggttttttttttgctattgGCTCTGTTACCCATTCTGCTTTATATTTg GTGAGCGTATACGGTCTTTACGTGCTACATAAAGCTTCTAAGGAAAACAATACTAGGCTATATACTGAAAGAAAATTaagtgataataaaaatagattattaattaatagaaaaaacatTGATAATCTTTTAACGATTATGGAACAGGATTTCGTAGaaacaaagtaa
- the PmUG01_10048800 gene encoding antigen UB05, putative, producing the protein MGSHIQPSRFLDSAVLSLFAMMISASFLYMFSEFYTLSIEQKLLNNKISMVLTRLFPFKANFEYNLTHILLLTICIIILSLKPDYSFYCKLIAKECKRFQGKEESHKSDDSDRIQKKK; encoded by the exons ATGGGGTCACATATTCAACCATCGAGATTTTTAGATA GTGCTGTATTATCCTTGTTTGCTATGATGATTTCGGCATCCTTCCTTTATATGTTTTCGGAATTTTATACGTTATCTATAGAACAGAAATTActaaacaataaaataagtatggTATTAACGcgtttatttccttttaaa GCTAATTTTGAATACAACTTGACGCACATATTGCTCCTAACCATATGCATAATTATTCTTAGTCtaaa ACCTGATTATAGCTTTTACTGCAAGCTTATTGCAAAGGAATGTAAAAGATTCCAAGGTAAAGAAGAATCACACAAGAGTGATGACTCCGATCGAattcaaaagaaaaagtaa
- the DYN2 gene encoding dynamin-like protein, putative, which yields MDKLVPIVNKLQNVLSSFISSETLSLPHIAVVGAQSVGKTSLLESLVGLSFMPKGEDIVTRTPIIIQLTNSKADDCYCTLSYCDYENNRVEKHIDDFSVLNDMLVNVTEEITGGNKCIKETPIIIEIHKNDVLDLTLIDLPGLTKVPVGNQPHNVEEQIVNLVNKYIKNPNCIILAVSCANIDLANSDSLKMARSVDPKHERTIGVITKCDMVEKPEIWKKMISGSLYPLKKGFVAVVCRSQKDVEDNISIENSLRKEEEYFNQCIDFSNQMESIMECGIKNLAKKLNNILIEHIKNTVPYLKPKIDALKSIEEEKLLELGEPMDNMNRSEYLAVLVNYITKFSQQYQDIIDGKVFYKDRVDELKGGARIHYIFNDWYIKSLNDFSPLEMLTDEEIRIAIRNSSGPRGALFVPESAFETLIKKLINCLKEPSLRCADQVYEELIKIVDNCKIADMERFTNLKSAINEQVKILLKECLQPTKEMIKNLMLIELSYINTSHPDFLNEHFMKNVYDRDNDYVDELDNIMNTQSNSNKVLNQKRDYQENYTTTSSNNYNNMNYSTIHHHTYKEETKSWKNKEDMKLFKNKEGTKITNIHDTRENVFVLPVIPDKIIPEYSSSSKEIIEIDLIKSLINNYFNIVRKHIADAVPKAIMHFMVNTSRKTMQKVLISNLHNGELFNLFNECSSIKVKRNNCKKNLESLNQAIKMLAEIRNQEI from the coding sequence ATGGATAAACTAGTTCCAATAGTAAATAAATTGCAAAACGTGCTGTCTTCTTTTATTAGTAGCGAAACATTAAGTCTGCCACATATAGCAGTTGTTGGTGCACAATCAGTAGGAAAAACATCGCTATTAGAATCATTAGTTGGTTTAAGTTTTATGCCTAAAGGAGAAGATATTGTAACTAGAACTCCTATTATAATACAGTTAACTAATTCGAAGGCAGATGATTGTTATTGTACATTATCGTATTGTGATTATGAAAACAATAGAGTAGAAAAGCATATAGATgatttttctgttttaaaTGATATGTTAGTAAATGTTACTGAAGAAATTACAGGAGGAAATAAATGCATTAAAGAAACTCCAATTATTATAGAAATACACAAAAATGATGTTTTAGATTTAACCTTAATTGATTTACCAGGGTTAACGAAAGTCCCTGTTGGTAATCAACCGCACAATGTAGAAGAACAAATTGTTAATttagtaaataaatacataaaaaatccAAACTGTATAATTTTAGCTGTTTCTTGTGCCAATATTGATTTAGCTAATTCTGATAGTTTGAAGATGGCTAGAAGTGTAGACCCAAAACATGAAAGAACAATTGGAGTTATAACAAAATGTGATATGGTTGAAAAACCTGAAATATGGAAGAAAATGATTAGCGGTTCTTTATATCCTTTAAAGAAAGGTTTTGTAGCAGTTGTGTGTAGAAGTCAAAAAGACGTTGAAGATAATATTAGTATTGAAAATTCGTTAAGGAAAGaagaagaatattttaatcaATGTATAGACTTTTCTAATCAAATGGAATCCATTATGGAATGTGGAATAAAGAACTTggcaaaaaaattaaataacatCCTTATagaacatattaaaaatactgTACCATATTTAAAACCCAAAATTGATGCATTAAAAAGTattgaagaagaaaaattattagaattAGGAGAACCTATGGATAACATGAACCGTTCAGAATATTTAGCGGTTCttgttaattatataacGAAATTTTCTCAACAATATCAAGATATCATAGATGGAAAGGTATTCTATAAAGATAGAGTAGACGAATTAAAAGGAGGAGCAagaatacattatatttttaatgattgGTATATAAAATCTTTAAATGATTTTTCCCCATTGGAAATGCTAACGGATGAAGAAATTAGAATAGCTATCCGAAATTCTAGTGGACCTAGGGGTGCACTATTTGTACCAGAAAGTGCCTTTGAAacgttaataaaaaaattaataaactgTCTAAAGGAACCTTCACTTCGTTGTGCAGATCAAGTGTATGAAGaacttattaaaattgtCGATAATTGTAAAATAGCAGATATGGAACGATTTACAAATTTAAAGAGTGCAATAAATGAACAagtcaaaatattattaaaagaatgtTTACAACCAACTaaagaaatgataaaaaatttaatgttaATTGAATTatcttatattaatacaagTCATCctgattttttaaatgaacattttatgaaaaatgtatatgaCAGAGATAATGATTATGTAGATGAATTagataatataatgaatactCAGAGTAACAGTAATAAAGTTCTAAATCAAAAAAGAGACTATCAAGAAAATTATACTACTActagtagtaataattataataatatgaactaCTCAACCATTCATCATCATACATATAAAGAAGAAACCAAATcatggaaaaataaagaagatatgaaattattcaaaaataagGAAGGAACAAAAATAACGAATATTCATGATACTAGAGAGaatgtttttgttttacctGTTATTCCAGACAAAATCATACCAGAATATTCTTCCTCATCTAAggaaataatagaaatagatttaataaaatctttaattaataattattttaatatcgTTCGAAAACATATAGCGGATGCAGTTCCGAAGGCCATTATGCACTTTATGGTTAATACGTCAAGGAAAACAATGCAGAAAGTTCTAATATCCAATTTGCATAATGGTGAGCTTTTTAACTTATTTAACGAATGTTCATCTATTAAGGTAAAAAGGAACAactgcaaaaaaaatttggaatCGTTAAACCAGGCTATAAAAATGTTGGCTGAAATTAGGAATCAAGAGATTTAA